Proteins from a single region of Actinomycetes bacterium:
- a CDS encoding dihydrofolate reductase family protein: MAKLIYSAITSLDGYIADEDGDFDWAAPDEEVHTFVNDLERPVGTYLYGRRMYEVMVGWETAHTVADQPPFMQDFAEIWQAADKIVYSRTLETVSSARTRIERDFDPEAVRQMKAQAGRDITVGGPDLAAQAIKAGLVDEFHLFFVPIVVGGGNQSLPNNVRLKLELLDERRFGDGVVHLRYRTRM; the protein is encoded by the coding sequence ATGGCCAAGCTGATCTATTCGGCGATCACGTCGCTCGACGGCTACATAGCGGACGAGGACGGCGACTTCGACTGGGCTGCGCCGGACGAGGAGGTGCACACCTTCGTCAACGACCTCGAGCGGCCGGTCGGCACCTACCTCTACGGGCGCCGGATGTACGAGGTAATGGTCGGCTGGGAGACCGCGCATACTGTCGCCGACCAGCCGCCCTTCATGCAGGACTTCGCGGAGATATGGCAGGCGGCCGACAAGATCGTGTACTCCAGGACGCTGGAGACGGTATCCAGCGCCAGGACGCGGATCGAGCGAGACTTCGACCCTGAAGCGGTCCGGCAGATGAAAGCGCAAGCGGGACGTGACATCACCGTGGGCGGTCCCGACCTCGCCGCCCAGGCGATCAAGGCCGGGTTGGTCGACGAGTTCCACCTGTTCTTCGTGCCCATCGTGGTGGGAGGCGGCAACCAGTCCCTCCCCAACAATGTCCGCCTGAAGCTCGAACTGCTGGACGAACGCCGTTTCGGCGACGGCGTGGTTCACCTCCGCTACCGCACCAGGATGTGA
- a CDS encoding transposase, with product MAGSPSTRGNAGTCRRRTASTRQDGKVRYAKRRETVEPVFGQIKEQQGARRFLRIAFVVAVRSELDARPPVALAGWQSSHRPGLPIPPPDRSSGGTRSANCGRRDGENTVRSTLAGTPRCAVAEGSLLHCPHRANADR from the coding sequence GTGGCTGGAAGTCCTTCAACGCGTGGAAACGCTGGTACCTGCAGGAGACGGACCGCGTCGACCCGCCAGGACGGCAAGGTCCGCTACGCCAAACGCCGAGAGACCGTCGAGCCAGTCTTCGGCCAGATCAAAGAGCAGCAGGGCGCCCGCAGGTTCCTGCGGATCGCCTTCGTCGTGGCCGTCCGGAGTGAACTCGACGCCCGGCCGCCCGTCGCGCTTGCTGGATGGCAGTCGAGTCACCGGCCAGGTTTGCCAATCCCGCCTCCGGATAGGTCTTCGGGTGGTACGCGGTCCGCGAACTGCGGGAGAAGAGATGGGGAGAACACAGTGAGGTCCACTTTGGCTGGAACCCCCAGATGTGCCGTCGCGGAGGGCTCACTGCTGCATTGCCCGCATCGAGCGAACGCCGACCGATGA
- a CDS encoding dihydrofolate reductase family protein, with translation MRRVIVQEWMALDGVVQAPGAADEDTTGGFEHGGWHLRYFDDLSQKWVVETLTGAGGFLLGRRTYEGFAAHWPNASEEEQVVAEPLNTKPKYVASRTLTEPLEWQNSTVLRGDVAKAVVALKQEDGDDLLVIGSSELVQTLIEHDLVDEFRVMIDPLVVGGGKRIFRDDGALRPLRLLDSKVTTTGAILATYAPAEA, from the coding sequence ATGCGCAGGGTGATCGTGCAAGAGTGGATGGCCCTTGACGGGGTCGTGCAGGCGCCCGGCGCCGCCGACGAGGACACGACCGGCGGCTTCGAGCACGGCGGCTGGCACCTGCGCTACTTCGACGACCTCTCGCAGAAGTGGGTGGTCGAGACCTTGACCGGGGCGGGCGGCTTTTTGCTCGGGCGCCGCACCTACGAGGGCTTCGCGGCCCACTGGCCGAACGCGTCCGAGGAGGAGCAGGTCGTCGCCGAACCGCTGAACACCAAGCCCAAGTATGTGGCGTCAAGGACGCTCACCGAGCCGCTCGAGTGGCAGAACTCGACGGTGCTCCGGGGCGACGTCGCCAAGGCCGTGGTCGCGCTGAAGCAGGAGGACGGCGACGATCTGCTGGTAATCGGCAGCAGCGAGTTGGTGCAGACGCTGATCGAGCACGACCTGGTCGACGAGTTCCGGGTGATGATCGACCCGCTCGTGGTGGGCGGCGGCAAGCGCATCTTCCGCGATGATGGTGCGCTCAGGCCGCTGCGGCTCCTCGACAGCAAGGTGACGACTACCGGCGCGATTCTCGCGACCTACGCACCGGCCGAGGCCTGA